A single genomic interval of Lathyrus oleraceus cultivar Zhongwan6 chromosome 7, CAAS_Psat_ZW6_1.0, whole genome shotgun sequence harbors:
- the LOC127103773 gene encoding uncharacterized protein LOC127103773, whose amino-acid sequence MTVVEYVAKFEELVKFCPNYNNAEAEVSKGIKFERGLQPETKKGIGYHEIYRFPMLVNKCKIDDKDSRARCAHYKRLSEKKGKNQYLGKMYSALADKGNQKASYEKRTSREETQSFVKCFKCGIMGHHTNDYKSSEKRCFKCGNIEHLVTDCKGSTLSFLNCGDSGHISTHFQKPRKVQSGEKAFVLNGSETTGINRLVQVSFPKFDASDELFVSAKQVDESMKDDAKMFMILASMKDKIKFVIDDISNLSLEPEVEFTIDLVPGTSPVLVAPYRMSVSEPSEIRK is encoded by the exons ATGACAGTTGTTGAGTATGTTGCTAAGTTCGAAGAGTTGGTGAAGTTTTGTCCAAACTATAATAATGCGGAAGCTGAAGTGTCGAAGGGTATCAAGTTCGAAAGAGGATTACAACCTGAGACCAAGAAAGGTATTGGCTATCATGAGATTTACCGATTTCCTATGTTGGTGAATAAGTGCAAGATTGATGATAAGGATAGTAGAGCCCGGTGTGCTCACTATAAGAGGCTTAGTGAGAAGAAAGGGAAGAATCAGTATCTTGGAAAAATGTATAGTGCTCTAGCTGACAAAGGGAATCAAAAGGCTTCATATGAGAAAAGGACAAGTAGGGAAGAGACTCAATCCTTTGTCAAGTGCTTTAAGTGTGGGATTATGGGTCATCATACCAATGACTACAAGAGTTCTGAGAAGAGATGCTTCAAGTGTGGGAATATTGAACATCTTGTCACTGATTGTAAGGGTAGTACACTGTCCTTCTTAAACTGTGGAGATTCAGGTCACATTAGTACTCATTTCCAGAAACCCAGGAAGGTCCAGTCTGGAGAAAAAGCTTTTGTTTTGAATGGGTCAGAGACTACTGGCATAAATAGATTGGTTCAAG TGTCATTTCCAAAATTTGATGCAAGCGACGAGTTATTTGTGTCTGCAAAGCAAGTGGATGAATCCATGAAAGATGATGCTAAAATGTTTATGATATTGGCTTCTATGAAGGATAAAATCAAATTTGTGATTG ATGATATTAGTAATTTGTCGTTGGAGCCCGAGGTTGAGTTCACCATAGACTTAGTACCCGGTACTAGTCCTGTATTGGTGGCGCCGTATAGAATGTCTGTTTCAGAGCCGAGTGAGATAAGGAAATAA
- the LOC127106889 gene encoding putative cell wall protein, which yields MAQRAYSFFALLLIFNILLVTNWQAVAGRNIAKNSDKDDKKEPQFLFKHDHGKLHFPSIGHFGFPPHSGLTPNNPFIGGTGGSGSGSGSGSESGSGSGSTGHSYVPGGDDTSTPNPGVEVPIPGSGGVGGGRVTPTAHP from the coding sequence ATGGCTCAAAGAGCTTACTCTTTCTTTGCACTTCTTCTCATTTTCAATATCCTTCTTGTGACTAATTGGCAAGCAGTTGCGGGCCGCAACATTGCTAAGAACTCCGACAAAGATGACAAGAAAGAGCCTCAGTTTCTGTTCAAGCATGATCATGGTAAACTGCATTTTCCAAGCATTGGACATTTTGGATTTCCACCACACTCTGGGCTTACACCTAATAACCCTTTTATTGGTGGCACTGGAGGATCGGGATCGGGATCAGGCTCAGGATCAGAATCTGGATCAGGATCGGGATCAACAGGTCACAGTTATGTTCCTGGTGGTGATGACACTTCAACTCCAAACCCGGGCGTCGAGGTTCCGATACCTGGGAGTGGTGGTGTTGGCGGTGGAAGAGTTACACCAACAGCTCATCCATGA